CAGCGCATCGTCACCGCCTCGGTGGACAAGACCGCCCGGGTGTGGAGCGCTGATGGGAAGGACAAGCCCATCGTCCTCTCGGGTCACAAGGGAGTGGTGCGGTCCGCCGTCTTCAGCCCGGATGGGCAGCGCATCGTCACCGCCTCGGATGACAAGACCGCTTGGGTGTGGCGCGCCGGTGGACGGGGCACCCACATCGTCCTCTCGGGGCACGAGGGCATCGTCTGGTCCGCCACGTTCAGCCCGGATGGACAGCGCATCGTCACCGCCTCGGATGACAAGACCGCCCGGGTGTGGAGCGCCGATGGACGGGGCACGCCCATCGTTCTGTCGGGGCACGAGGGCATCGTCAGGTCCGCCGTCTTCAGCCCGGATGGGCAGCACATCATCACGGCCTCGGACGACAAGACCGCCCGGGTGTGGCCGCTGGCCATCTCCGACATTTCCCAGCGCCTTCGGGAGGCCAACAGGGATTGCCTCTCACCCGAGCTGCGTCTGACCTTCCTGGGTGAGAGCGACTCACAAGCACTGAGGGCCTACGAGGAATGCGAGCGGTCCTACGGCCGCGTTCTTCCACGGCCTCCCTCCGTCGCTGGTGCCTCTGTTCCTTGAGCTGGGCGTGCGGACTGAAGCGGCCTCACGCCGAGGGACGCCGGAGCGCGAGCCGCACCGCCGGGTCTCCCAGCAGGAGGTAGCCGCGCAAGTCATTGCGCAGCATCCAGCGGAGGCCCAGCCTCTTCGGATCGACCGGGTCGGGCCTTTTGTAGACCTCAGCCTCCTGCCGGGATTCGTAATCCTTCATCACGTCTTCGTTCACGTCCCGGTAGAAGCGCATCAGCGAGTCGAAGGCCACGCCCGCGCGGCTGCCGTCCTTCATGGCGCTGAGCATCGAGAGGACGCGCGAGGCCCGGCTCTTCCGCATCTCCTCGGAGTCGGCGAAGCCGAACGTCCATGCCAGGTCGCTGTGTCCGATGACGGCCAGTGGCCCCTTGGGGTTCGCCAGCACGGCCTGCGGCAGTGCCGCCAGGAAGGGGCGCTCGCCCGCTTTGGGCAGGTTCTCCAGCACGGACTCGGGGCGCGCGCCGTAGAGCTTCTGTTGCTCCAGCAGCTTCAGCCAGGCGTGGAACGCGCTCCGGGGAGGCGTCGCCGCGCCGAAGCACGCCAGGCAGAACCACATGCCTCCTGGCAGGAAGGGTGTCTTCCGCAGCATCTCCGCGGTGAGCACCTTCCCCTTGGCGATGGAGAGGGCTCCCTGCGTGGCCCGCTGCTGCTCCACCGAGGCCCACCCGCCACGCGGCTTCCCGAGCCCGTGAGAGACGGTGAGCATCACCCCCGAGCGCGCCACGCCCGCAGCGCGCAGTAGCTCCTCCGGTCCTTCCTCGTCATAGGGCACGAGCTGGAGGCCCATCCCCGGGCGCTTGGGCTTCCACCGCTTCTCCATCATCTCCTGGCAGGGTTCCACCAGCAGCCGGTGCCCCGTGCTCGTGGCGGAGGTGCCATCCCGTGCGGTGTAGAGCAGGACGTCCAGTTCCTCGGTGGCGTTGGTTCCCTGCTCGGACGCCAGGACCTTCTCCACGTACGCCGCATAGCCATCGAGATCCACCGCTCCCGATGCGTGGGCGAAATGCAGCCGGCCCACGAACAGGTCGTTGGCCAGTACGTGCTGCATCTCCACCGGAACCTGGTGCAGGTCCCCGAGCAGCAACAGGTAGCGCGGCCACTCCTCCTCCGGGATGTCCTCGGGTTGGAGCACCTGGCTCTTCCACTTCACCACCGCTGCCGCATCCATGTCCGGGGGCACCCGGTAGCGCGTGACTGGCGCGCCCTGCTGCTGCTCCCGCTGGCGCACCAACGGCTCCACGGCTCGGAGCAGGGCGTCACCTTCGTCCCCGAGCGGCGCCACGACGGCCCAGCGCTGCGCTGGCAGGTCGTTCGGGTCGCCGTGGCGCATGTCGAAGGAGGGGACCTCGACCCGGCCAGGGAGCGCCGCGGGCTTCGGCGCGTTCCAGACCGACTTCGGCTCCAGTCCACCTTCCAGCACCGGGTGCTGGTCATCCGCGTGGACCAGGAGGAGCTCGAGGTCCTCCCGCTGGGGTTGTCCGGTTGGCGTGCTCATGGGTGCCTCAGCATAGACAGGCGGGGGGGCCTTGGCTCAGTGCAGCCAGGGGCCTCGCTCTTCCTCGTCCGGAGTGTGAGGCCCGGAGCTTCGTGGGGGCTCCACGTCCACCCACCGCACCGGGTACTTGTCGCCCGATTCCTCCAGGAAACGCTCCAGCTGGCTCAGCGCCAGCGGCCCCGGCATCGGGTAGCGCGCGGAGAGCTTCCGCATGTCCGTGTGGTAGCGCACCAGCGCGGCGAAGTCCCTCGGGTGTTTCTCCGGATCCACCCCCAGGAATGCACCCCACTGGCGCGCCTTCCCCAACAACTCCCTCCATCGCTCGATGGTCGCCAGCCTCGGGCCCTCGGTGCCGTGCTGGAAGAGCATCAGGTGGATGATGTCGAAGGGCTCCGCCTCCCGCAGGTACTGCTCCAGCGCGTCCGCGGACGTGTCCTCGTTGAACGTCATCCAGAACGGCACCGAGCCCGTGCGCAGTGTCCACCAGGGCTCCATCGTCATGAAGGACTCCACCAGCAGCCGGCTCACCTTCATCCGCCGCTGCCGGTACCACCAGCGGTACAGGTCCGCCACCAGCGGGCTCAGGTCCCTCGGCTCCGTGTAGACGATGCGCCGCACCCGGTAGCCGTGCCGCCGCGCGAACTCCTCCACGTCCTCGCGCAGCGCGGGCTCGAAGCCCCACTCCGCCTCGGGGGAGTCCCCATCCGGCGCCGGCGAGTCCCAGCCCTTCTTGGGAATGCCGTAGCGGCGCAGGTACTCCTCCACCGCCTCGCCGCCGTGCTCGTACTCCTCGGGCGAGAGGCCTCCCACCGCTCCGTGCTGGAAGACGTGGCGCGGCCCCACCCGCAGCGTCGGCCAGCGCCGCTCGCACTCCACCAGGAAGAGCGTGCCCCCGGGCTCCAGCCAGTCCGTGAGGAACCCGGAGAAGGCCCCTCCCAGGCGCAGGCGCTTCACCCGGAAGTACGTCATGTGCGCGAGCATCAACCGGTCCTGCGCCACGTCGTGCATGTGGTGCAGCGCCAGGTCCGGGTTGCCCTCGAGCAGCAGCGGGGCCTTCTCCTCGCCGAAGCGCAGTGCATGCCGGGGCTCGTCCGGGGAGAAGTGCGCGCGCACGGGGATGAGGAACGTCTGCGGCAGCCACGGAATGCCGAGCGCCGCGCACAGGTGCACCATCGCCCCGCCCGAGGAGCCGATCGCCACCGCCGGGTACTGGCGCCGCGGGTACTGCTCCACCGTCCAGCGCGCCATCTCCTCGGACACCACCTCGGGGAGGTGACGGGACTGGATGGCCTCGGCCCAGCCGGACCAGGCGTAGACCTCCTCGCGCAGCCGGCGGGGCAGGGCGCTGACGAGCCGGACCAGGGGCATCAACCTGTCTCCGCCCCGGGAGCCCAGCGCGGGAAAGTCCTTCCCATGGAGGAAGCGCGAGAGCGCCCGGAGGCAGCCCGTGGAGGAGTCGAAGCCGGCGACGTACTGGGAGGGCTTCATGCGTGCAGGGTCCTCTCGGCGCCAGCCCGGAGCTCGCGCAGGAAGGGCTCGACCACCCGGACGAGCTCGAGCGGCGCGGCGAAGTTCAACGTGTGCGTTCCCCCGGGAATCTCCGCCAGCCGGCCTCGTGGCAGCAGCTCCGTCACCCGCTCGGCCCAGCGCCGCGGGACGATGGGATCCCTGCTCCCGCGGACCACCAGCGTGGGCGCGTGAATCCGGGGCAGCTTGTCCTCGATGCGGTCCTTCAGGGCCATCCGGAAGCTGTCGCGGAAGCGCTGGAGGCCCGCCTCCCAGTAGTCATGCACCAGCAGGGGCATCTGCGCGGAGCGCTCCCTCAACGAGTTGGTCAACCAGCGTCCCACCTGCTGCCGCACGGTGCGGGCCTCGGCATCCATCGTGGGCCCCTGCAGCACCAGGCCCTCGGTGCGCTCGGGGTAGCGCGCCGCGAAGTCGGCCAGTGTCTGGCACCCCAGTGAGTTGCCCAGGAAGACGGCCCGCTCCAGTCCCGCCGCCTCCATCCACTCCGCCAGCGCGTCGGCGAGGTCGGACATGCTCTCGGGAGGCCGAGCGGGCGGGTCACTCCGGCCGAAGCCCGGCAGGTCCGGCGCGAGCACCCGGCAGCCAGGCGCGAGCCTCAGCAGGGTGGGCACCATGTAGCGGCTGGAGACCACCAGCCCGTGCACCAGCACCACCGTGAGGGCCTCGGGGGGCAGTGGCTGCGTGGAGACGCGCACGTGCACGCGCCGTCCGTCCACGCGTGTCCACCGGCTGGCCACCTGGCCCGAGTACGTGTCCGCGTCCCCGGCCATGAGGCCGTGCTCCCATCGCCCGAGGGAGTCCGTGAGCGAGGGGAGGGGGGGCTTCATGCGTGCTCCCTCGCCTCGCGCAGGCCCAGCCACCCGAGTCCCAGGGCCAGGGCCACCGCGCCCGTGCCGAGCAGGGCCCGCGAGCGCACCGGCTTGCCCTCGTGGCCCGTCCACCCGCCGCTCACGCCGGTGCCCCCGGCCAGGGGCCGCCAGAGGTTGCCGTCGGACGGCGCGGCGGAGCGCTCCTGGAAGTGCTCGCTCTCGATGACGCGCTGGATGACGCGGTCGTAGAGGGGACGCGACAGCGCGTGCAGCAGCTGGAGCGGGAAGCCCGCGCGTCCCACCACCACCTCGGGCCGGGGGCGCCGGGCGCACTGGACGATGGCCCGGGCCACCGCGTGCGCGGGGATGACGGGGCGCAGGGGCTTCACCGCCCGCCCGGTGTAGTTGGCCGCGTGCTGGAAGATGGGCGTGTCGATGGAGGCGGGCAGCACCGCGCACACCTCGATGCCATCCCCCACCAGCTCCTGGCGCAGACACTCCGTCAGCCCGCGCAGGGCGAACTTGCTGGAGATGTAGGCGCTCAGGTAGGGCGCGCCCATCTTCGCGTAGCCGGTGAGGTTGTTGATGAGCACCCCATGGCCCTGCTCCCGGAAGTAGGGGAGGGCCGCGCGCGCGCCGTGGACGTAGCCGAAGAGGTTCGTCTCCAGGACGCGGCGCCAGTCGATGGGCGGCGTCTCCTCGAAGCGTCCGAAGAGCGTGACGGCGGCGTTGTTCACCCAGACGTCGAGGCGGCCGAAGCGCTCGATGGCGGCGCGCGCCAGGTCCCGCACCGACTCCTCGTCGGTGACGTCCGTGGGTACCGCGAGCGCCTGTCCCGCGAGCTGCTCGCACTGTCCGGCGGCCTCGCGCAGGGGCTGTGCGCGCCGGGCGGCCAGCACCACCGTGGCGCCCTTCCGCGCGAAGGCCAGCGCCGTCTCGCGCCCGATGCCGCTCGAGGCTCCGGTGATGACCACCACTGCGTCCCGCACCTTCGCCATGCCCGCCCTCCGCGGCACCCGGGAGGTGTCACGCCCTGGCCAATGCCTGGGGTGGGGCCTCCCGAAGGGATGGCAGGAAGCTGGGGTTGCTCCCGGGCCGCGACAAGACGGGCGGGCGCTCAGGCGTCCGCCGGGCTCCTCGCCAGGGGATGGGACGGGTTCAGCGCGCCAGGCCGCAGGCGGCCTTGCCCTCGTCCTTCAGGAGGAGGTCGCACGTCTTGCGGTCGTCCGCGTCGAGCTTGCAGGAGTCCAGCCGCTCCTCGCAGGCGGCGAGATCCTCGTCGGTCGGCTCGAGGCTCCGCTCGCGGTCGGCCACCGCTTGGATGCAGTCGTCGCGCCGGAACGCTTCGACACAGTTGCAGAGCCGCTCCGACAGTTCCCGGCACGGACTCTTGCAACCGGCGAGGGCAAGCAGGGCGGAGCAGAGCAGGGTGATGGAGGTGGCGCGGCGCATGGGGTGGGCGAAGATGCCAGAAGGCGTCCTGGATGCAAGCAATGGCGGCCAGAAGGTCAGATGGTAGCTTCTAAGGCCGCCCACTTTCCTGGAGGCCGTCCCGCCATGGTGTCCCTCATCGCCGTCCTGCTCGCCGTCGCCCCCTTGCCTGGCCAGGTCTCGCTGCTGGAGCCTGCCCCCCTGGAAACGCGTCCCTCGGCGCGGCTGCTCGTCGCGCAGCAGGCCCCGTCCGAGTCCCGGGAGGTCCGCATCCGTGAGCTGACCCGGGAGGTGGAGGAGCTCAACGCCCGTCTGCGCACGACCAGCTCGAACTGGCCCGTCGGCGCCATCGCCATGACCTATGCGGGGTACGTGCTGTCGCCGCTGCTGCTGGTGGGGGTGCCGATGCTCATCTACGGACTGGTCGTGGGCACGCAGTACGCGTACGCGCTCACGATCACGGCCGTGGGGGCGGCGCTCACTGTGCTGGGGGGCGGCGGGGTGGCCCTGCTCATCGTGGGCATCGTCTCGGGCCTGGAGGCCTCGGAGCGGTCCAAGGCCGAGCGCAACGAGCTCATCCTCAAGCGGAGTCGGCTGGAGGACGAGCTGCGGGAGTTGAAGCGCTCAGGCCCCGCGGCCTCCGTGCAGCCCTGGCGGGATGGGCGGGCCGAGAGCTTCATCCCGGTGGCCGCGCTCTCCTTCTGAGCAGGCGGGCGGGTAGCCCGGGCGGCCCGCCGGACCCGTGCCATACTCGGGAGCCGTCCATGTCCTCCGCGTCCCACTCCCGCTCGCGCACGTCCCGGTACACGCTCGGTGCCGAGGCGGTGCTGGCGGTGCTGCTGGTGGTGCTGCCCCTGTCGCTCGGGAGCGCGCCCACGTGGGTGCACGGGCCGCTGGTGGTGCTCGCGGGTCTCGCCTTCGTGCTGGCGTGCGTGGGGGCGTGGAGACAGCAGCGCTCCCTGCACCTGCCCCCGCTCGCGCTGCCGTTGGGAGTGGGGGCGCTGCTGTGTGCGCTGCAGCTCGTTCCGC
The sequence above is drawn from the Archangium gephyra genome and encodes:
- a CDS encoding alpha/beta fold hydrolase; translation: MKPPLPSLTDSLGRWEHGLMAGDADTYSGQVASRWTRVDGRRVHVRVSTQPLPPEALTVVLVHGLVVSSRYMVPTLLRLAPGCRVLAPDLPGFGRSDPPARPPESMSDLADALAEWMEAAGLERAVFLGNSLGCQTLADFAARYPERTEGLVLQGPTMDAEARTVRQQVGRWLTNSLRERSAQMPLLVHDYWEAGLQRFRDSFRMALKDRIEDKLPRIHAPTLVVRGSRDPIVPRRWAERVTELLPRGRLAEIPGGTHTLNFAAPLELVRVVEPFLRELRAGAERTLHA
- a CDS encoding SDR family oxidoreductase, translating into MAKVRDAVVVITGASSGIGRETALAFARKGATVVLAARRAQPLREAAGQCEQLAGQALAVPTDVTDEESVRDLARAAIERFGRLDVWVNNAAVTLFGRFEETPPIDWRRVLETNLFGYVHGARAALPYFREQGHGVLINNLTGYAKMGAPYLSAYISSKFALRGLTECLRQELVGDGIEVCAVLPASIDTPIFQHAANYTGRAVKPLRPVIPAHAVARAIVQCARRPRPEVVVGRAGFPLQLLHALSRPLYDRVIQRVIESEHFQERSAAPSDGNLWRPLAGGTGVSGGWTGHEGKPVRSRALLGTGAVALALGLGWLGLREAREHA